GACTTTATCCAATACACCGTTAATGTATTTATGGCTTTCATCTGCTCCAAACACTTTCGCCACTTCAATTGCCTCGTTAATCGCCACTTTATACGGTACATCTGGCTCAAATTGAAGTTCATAAACCGCTAAACGTAAAATCGCTTTTTCAATCGGATCTAATTCATCCAACGTGCGATCTAAATAATGACTCATTGAAAAATCAACGGCTTCTACATTCGCAACGGTTTGACGGAAAAGGCGGCTAAAATAAGGTTTATCCACACCTTTTAAATCTTGATCCACAACGAAAGTAAGTTCCACTTGTTCTGGTGCATTACCTGAGAGCGCCCAAGAATATAATGCTTGAACTGCACATTCTCTCGCTCTACGACGTGGCGATACTTTTTTTACAGGTTCTTTTTTCTCTGTCATTGGAATTATGCCGCATCAATTTGTTGTAAAAGATTCACCATTTCAAGTGCAGTTAATGCTGCTTCTGCACCTTTATTACCCGCTTTAGTACCTGCACGCTCGATAGCTTGTTCAATGTTTTCAGTTGTTAAAACACCGAATGCTACTGGGATTTCAGCTTGCATTGCCACTTGACCTAAACCGCTGCTTGCTTCGCCAGCCACATATTCAAAGTGAGCGGTACCACCACGGATTACCGTACCTAATGCTACAATCGCATCAAATTTTTTGCTTTCAGCTAAACGACGTGCTACTAATGGAAGTTCATACGCACCTGGTGCACGAACGATTGTGATATTCTCATCTTTCACTTGGCCGATACGTTTTAATGCATCTACCGCACCTTCTAATAAACTTTCATTAATAAAACTGTTAAAACGGGCAATCACCACTGCGATTTTAGCATTTGGTGCAGCTACCGCACCTTCTAAAACTTTCATACTTTTTCCTAATCTGAATGAACAATAAATTTGACGGTGGATTTTAGCATAAAAAGAAACCCTGTGGAAATAATCCGACAGGGTTTTCTATGAGTGGACAAGAACTTACTTCTCGAGTTTTAACGGTTCAATTTTCCAGATATTTTTCGCATATTCAAGAATCGTACGGTCTGATGAGAAGAAGCCCATATTCACCATATTTTGAATAGTACTTGCTATCCATGCATCACGATCTTGATATTTTTTATCTACCGCTTTTTGCGCTTCCACATAACTGCGGAAATCAGCAAAGGATTGATAATAATCGTGGTATTGTAAACCTTGAATGAGAGAATGATAACGGTTCGGTTCTTCCGGTGAGAAATCACCACGAATGATTTGGTCAATGACTTCACGTAACTGCTCGTCATTTTGATAATAATCAAACGGACGATAACCTTCGCGACGTAATGCTTCAACTTGTTCAACCGTATTACCAAAGATAAAGATATGATCCTTACCAACGTTATCTAAAATCTCAACGTTCGCACCATCAAGCGTACCCAATGTTAACGCACCATTTAAGGCAAACTTCATGTTACTGGTACCTGATGCTTCTGTTCCTGCAAGAGAGATCTGCTCAGAAATATCTGCTGCTGGAATGATTAATTGTGCAAGACTTACGCTGTAGTTCGGAATAAAGACAACTTTTAAACGACCTTTTAAGCGCTCATCGTTATTGATGACATTCGCGACATCGTTAATTAAACGAATGGTTTGTTTTGCCGCATAGTAAGCCGAAGCCGCTTTACCCGCTAAAATAAATACGCGTGGCTGCCAATCTTTTTCTGGTTCTGCCAACATTTCGTTGTAACGAGCAATAATGTGTAACACATTAAGCATTTGACGTTTGTATTCGTGAATACGTTTTACTTGAACATCAAATAATGCGTGTGGATCTAAATCGATATCAAGGGTTTTCTTCACATATTGTGCTAATTTCACTTTGTTATCATATTTGATATCTGCGACAGCACGCTTAAATTCACCTTTATCTGCAAACGCTTTAAGTTTTTCAATTTGGCTTAAATCGCAACGCCACTCAGAACCAATATATTGATCAAATAAAGCCGCTAATTTCGGGTTTGCTACGGCAAGCCAACGACGCGGTGTCACGCCATTCGTCACGTTGGTGAAGCGTTCTGGGTAGATACGAGCAAAATCAGCAAAGGTTGATGTCACCATAAGATCTGAGTGAATCGCCGCAACACCGTTCACTTTATGTGAGCCGACAACAGACAACCAGCCCATGCGCACTTTACGTTGATATCCTTCTTCGATCAGAGAAACGCGACGGATAAAGTCCATATCAGTCGTGACATAAGTTTTCACATACTCTAGGAAATGATCATTAATTTCAAAAATCATTTGTAAATGACGCGGTAAGATTTTCGCCATCATTTCTACCGGCCAGGTTTCTAATGCTTCTGACATTAAAGTATGGCAAGTATAAGAGAAGATACGACGAGTCACATCCCAAGCGTTTTGCCATGAATAACCGTGTAAATCGATTAAAATACGCATTAACTCAGGAATCGCTAATGTTGGGTGGGTATCGTTCAAGTGGATCGCAACTTTATCTGCTAAGTTATCTAACGTGCCATGTGTTCTGAAATGACGACGAAGAATATCTTGTAAAGACGCTGATACCAAGAAGTACTCTTGACGTAAACGCAATTCACGACCATTCCAGGTAGAATCATCTGGATAAAGTACGCGAGAAAGGTTTTGGTTAGCTGAACGGGTTGCTACCGCCGCTAAGTGATCACCACGGTTAAACTCCGCTAAATCAAACACCTCACCACCATGAGCAGACCATAAACGCAACGTTGATGCTGAATCATTTTTATAGCCAGGAATCATTTGGTCGTATGCAAGTGCGGTCACTTTTTCAGCTGGATTCCAAATACATTTTTTGCCTTCAAAATAAATATGACCACCAAAATCAATACTGAAACGTTTTGATGGACGCATAAATTCCCAAGGTGCACCTTTTTCTAACCAATCATCAGGGCGCTCAACCTGTTGGCCATTTTCAATTTTTTGACGGAACATACCGTATTCATAACGAATACCGTAACCCATTGCTGGAATCGCTAACGTTGCAAGTGAGTCCATAAAACAAGCAGCAAGACGACCTAAACCACCATTACCTAAACCAGGATCCACTTCTTTTTCAATAATCTCTTCTAAATCAACATTTAATTCAGCCAAGGCTTTTTGTGCCACATCATAAATGCCTTCTGCAATCATCGCATTAGAAAGTGTACGGCCGATTAAGAATTCCATGGAAAGGTAATAAACACGGCGAGTTTCTTCTGCACGAGATTGACGAGCGGTGGTAATCCAGCCTTCAGTCACTAAATCACGCACTGCATGAAGCGTCGCATTTAGCCAGTCGCGTTGACTCGCCTCTTTTGGTGAACGACCAATTAAGAAAATTAATTTATAAACAATTGCTTTTTTCACGCCTTCAACATCAAGACTTGGTCGATTGTAGAGAAATGGCGAATCAAAATTGTCCATGATCATAGAAAATAAAACCTCAATAAAAAAATCGCGCAAATTTTAAGCTTTTTTACGAAAAAAACAACAAAAATCCCCCTTCAAAGGCGATTATTTTGAAGAGGGAGTCAATCCATTGAATTATTGGTTTAAAATGCTTAAATAAAGCTGCTCATATTGAGCGGCGGCATTTTTCCAACTAAAGTCCTGTGCCATGGCGTTATTACGAACCATTGCCCAAACACGTTGTTTTTGCCACAACGCAAAGGCGTGTTGGATAGCACTTCGTAAATCATCTGCTTCAGCTTTTTGGAATACAAAGCCTGTTGCAGTACGCTCTTTAATGGTTTCGCTTGTACTGTTTGTCACTGTATCCGCTAATCCCCCAGTCGCTCGAACAAGCGGCAATGTGCCATATTGCAAGCCATATAATTGGGTTAATCCACAAGGTTCAAAACGGCTTGGAACTAAAATGACATCACCGCCCGCAACCATTAAATGTGAAAGTGCTTCATCATAGCCAATTTTTACTGCAATATGTTCTGGGTAACGTTGTGCTAATTGGCAAATTCCCTCTTCTAAATGTTTAGCACCGGAACCAAGAATCGCTAATTGACCACCTTGTTTAACAATTTCATCCGCTGTGGCAATCAGTAAATCCACACCTTTTTGTTCTGTTAAGCGAGTTACCATCACAAATAAGAGTGCATCAGGTTGTTGTGGTAAATTAAAATAAGCTTGTAAATCAGCTTTATTTTTCTTCTTGCCTGCGATGGATTTTAATTTGTAGTGATGCTGAATATATGCATCACAGCTTGGATGCCAAATTTCTTGATCCACGCCATTTAAAATCCCCACCAACTTACCGGCTCCACGTAAGCCTGTTAACAAGCCTTGCAAGCCATAAGCAAAGTCTGGTGTAGTAATTTCTTTTGCATAAGTAGGACTCACTGCTGTGACCATATCAGAATAATAGAGACCTGCTTTTAAATACGAAATTTGGCCAAATAATTCTAAACCATCAACATGGAACATGCCTTCTGGCAATCCAATTTCATGTAAATGGCGATGAGCAAATTGTCCTTGATAAGCCAAGTTATGAATTGTAAATACTGATTTTGCAGGGCGACCTTTATTAAAGAGATAAGCAGCGGCTAAGCCCGCATGCCAATCATGAGCATGAACCACTTCTGCTCGCCACCAACTGTCTAAGCCTGTCGCAAGTTCTGCGCCCACCCAGCCTAATAAAGCAAAACGCTTATAGTTATCAGCATAATCATTGTAATCGGTATCATGATAAGGATTTCCTTCTCGCCAATAGAGATGTGGCGCATCAATCAGATAAATCCCCACGCCATTGTATTCGCCATAACGTAACACAACATGACCTGCAAAATTATCAAATTCTGTGACGACATGCGTGTTCTCAATGCCCGCAGAGATTTTTGGATAAGCCGGCAACAAAATACGTGTATCAATACCAATTTCTTTTTGTGCAAAAGGTAACGCCCCTAAAACATCGGCAAGTCCACCGGTTTTGAGCAAGGGATATAGCTCCGAGCAAACATGTAAAACTCTCATAATTTTCCTTTTATACTTAAAATTGTGCTGTCATTGATAACAGCACAATCTTTTTAGTTCATTAAAAATACTGTCAAAATTGACCGCACTTTAATCCAAATGTTCTTCATTAGTGACTTCTTCGCCTTGCAATTTTTTCAACATTGCTGATGTAACAAGTACAACCTTGCCGGTAGAACTTACACGGAAACGTTTACTATCTAGGGCTTTATCCACACCAATTTCCATACCATCTGGAATAATACAATGGCGATCAATAATACAGTCTTTCAATGTACAATTTTTACCAATTTGTACTTGTGGTAACACCACACAGTGATCAACAGAAGATCCTTCATCAATTTTGATTCTATCAAACAACACAGAATTACTAATAGATGCATCGGTAATCACACAGCCACCACCGATAAGCGAGTTATCTACCGGTTTGACATTCGCTTTTTTATAGAAGAATTTAGACGGATAAGCCTGTACTGGATTACCACGAATTGGCCAGCTTTGATCGTAAATATCTAATTGTGGATTTTCTGAAACCAAATCGATATTAGATTGCCAGAAGCTATCAAGCGTACCCACATCACGCCAGTAAATCTCACCTTCAGTATTTCTGCCCATGCAAGAACGGCTGAATGGATGTGCATAAAGCACGCCTTCTTCCAAGCATTTTGGCAAGACATCTTTACCAAAGTCATGAGATGTGCAAGGTGTATTCACTTCTCTATCAAGCATTTTATAGAGATACTCTGCATCAAAGACATAAATCCCCATTGATGCTAATGAAATGTCTGGTTTACCAACCATCGCTGGTGGATCTTTTGGTTTCTCAACGAAGGCTTTAACTTTAAGATTTTCGTTTACTGCCATCACACCAAATTCACTCGCTTCAGAACGTGGTACTTCAATACAACCTACTGTACATTTTGCTCCACTTCTCACGTGATCCATCAACATGACACTGTAATCTTGTTTATAAATATGGTCACCTGCAAGAATCAAAATGTATTTTGGACGATAGTGATTACGGATAATCGCCATATTTTGATATACCGCATCCGCTGTACCACGGTACCATGTAGAATCATCAATTTGTTGACGAGCAGGTAACATATCAACGAATTCACCACGCTCTTGTGGTAAGAATGACCAACCTGTCTGTAAGTGGCGTAATAAAGAGTGAGCGGCATACTGGGTTACGACGCCAATACGATTCAAGCCTGAGTTTATACAGTTGGAAAGCGCAAAATCAATAATGCGACGATTACCGCCAAAATATAACGCAGGCTTAGCACGTTTATCGGTTAATTCATGTAAACGGGAACCACGACCACCAGCCAAAATAAGCACTAAAGTATCTTTAACTAATTCATATTTATTAAGATCACTTTTCATAACAAACTCCATAGTTTTCATCATCCATATGTTCCAACACTTCAAATGCTATACCGCTCACATCACATTGTTGAATCATGCTATTTTCAGTTTCGGCAATCTTTTTCCATTTCCCCTTTGGCAAATAAAAAGATTGCGGTTCAGTTTTTGCATTAATTAAGAAAAGATATTTGCCGTCCAACATGACTTGTAGGGCTTTGCTTTCCCGATTATGCCAATCGTCTAGGGTCATAGGGTTTCCCCCTGTATTCAACCACTCGACATTTTCATCCGACCACCAAGCATCCTGTTGCAAACTTTGAATTTTTTTTCGTAATGCAATGGTTTGCTTGGTGAAGTCAAATAAGGTTTGGTTAAAATCATTCCACTTTAACCACGTAATTTCGTTATCTTGGCAATAGGCATTGTTATTGCCATATTGGCTGTTACCAAACTCATCTCCAGCAAGTAGCATCGGCACACCATTTGATAATAATAGCGAGCCTAATAGACCTTTTTCCGATAAAACACGGCGTTTTTCGACCGCACTTTGCCATTCATCAGTTAAATCGAGTTGAGAACCTTCTATACCATGATTGTAGCTATAATTTTCATTTCGTCCGTCACGGTTCTCTTCGCCGTTAGCGTCATTGTGTTTATGGTTATAGCTCACTAAATCTCGTAATGTAAAACCATCATGGGCAGTAATAAAATTCAAGCTACCATGTGGTAATCGTCCTTCTCGTTTAAAAATATCGCTCGAGCCAGCAAAACGTTCTGCAAAAGCACCCACTTCACCACTTTGCCATAACCAAAAACGACACATATCATCGCGGAAACGATCATTCCATTGAGAAAAATAGGCTGGGAAATAACCAACTTGGTAACCGTAATGCCCTATATCCCAAGGCTCTGCGATTAATTTAATTTGTTGTAGAACGTTATCCTGTTCCATTTCTGCAAACAATTGTGCATCCGGATTGAAATCAGGTGTTTCACGACCAAGCACAGTGGCCAAATCAAAACGGAAACCATCCACATGACATTCTGTTACCCAGTAACGTAAACAATCTAATACCCATTTGCGAATGACGTCGTTAGCAAGATTGAGCATATTGCCGCACCCCGTCCAGTTGAGGTAATCACCATGCTCGTTTTGCCAGTAATAGGTTTTATCATCAATACCTCGCTGACAAAATGTTGGGAATGTTTTTTCGGATTCAGCCGTGTGGTTAAACACCACATCCAAAATCACTTCTATGCCTGCTTGATGCAAGGCTTTGACCATGCTCTTAAACTCATTTAAAGGCTGTTTTTGATCAGCGGCATAACTTGGTTCTAAAGCAAACATGGCTAATGGGTTATAGCCCCAATAATTACGTAATCCTTTTTCTTGCAAATGTGGTTCATCAATGAAGAAATTCACTGGAAGCAATTCAAGGCTGGTAATACCCAATGATTTAAAATACGCAATATTTTCAGGATGTGCTAACGCCGCATAAGTACCCCGAATATTTTCTGGAATACGGGAATTTAATTGGCTAAATCCTTTAACATTCAGTTCATACACAATGGTTTGAGCCCAAGGGATAGACGGCTTACAATCCCCTGACCAATCAAAACTCTCATCCACAATGCGACCTTTAGGTGCAACCGCTGCATTATCCCGTCCGTCATTTAACAAGAAAATGGAACGGGCTTCTGATGAACTTAAATCTGGTTTATGGCTTACTGCTTTCGCATAAGGATCAAGCATTAACTTTTGCGGATTAGCTAAAGTGCGGTCATTTTTACCAGTGATTCTGAACGCATACTCATCATTCAGCTCGACGCCCTCGATTGCCACATACCAAATATCATCGGTTCTGCTCATGGCAAAACGGCTTTCTTTGCCATCACGGAACAAACAAAGTTCAACAGCATCCGCCGCACTAGAAAACAGCGCAAAATTCGAAATTTTCAGGCCGTTTTCCAGCGTTTGTGAATATCCCATTGGGGAAGGTTTGCCATTGTTATAAATACTAAACATTGTGTTTTTCGCTATTGTTATGCTTTATATTTTAAATAGATCGTTGCGAGTGGCGGAATGGTCACGCTAATCGAATTATCACGTCCGTGACTTGCAATTTCTTCGCTTTCTACCAAGCCGAAATTACCTACGTTTGAACCTTGATAATACATTGAGTCAGTATTCAAAATTTCTTCGTATTCACCCGCTACATTTACACCGATACGGTAGCCTTCGCGTGGCACCGGAGTGAAGTTACTGATCACGATAATGCGTTCACCATCACTGCTTTTACGTTCAAAAGCAAAGACTGAATTCTCCGCATCATCTACCACTAACCAATCAAAGCCTTCCGGTTCACCATCTAACTCAAAGAGCGGTGCATTTTTTTGATAAATTCCATTCAAATCTTTGACTAATTGCAATACACCTTTATGCCATAGGCCACCATGGTTTTCGTCAAGCAAGAACCAATCCAAACTTTCTTCATAATTCCATTCGCGACCTTGAGCAAATTCATTGCCCATGAATAATAATTTCTTGCCTGGATAGCCCCACATATAACCGTAGTAAGCACGCAAGTTAGCGAATTTTTGCCATGCATCGCCCGGCATTTTGCCAAGTAACGAACATTTGCCATGTACAACTTCATCGTGAGAAAGTGGCAATACAAAGTTTTCGCTGTATTGATAAATCATCCCGAAGGTCATTTTGTCGTGATGATAACGACGATAAACTGGATCGAGTTTCATATAACTTAGGGTGTCATTCATCCAGCCCATGTTCCATTTAAAATTAAATCCAAGACCACCGTTTTCTGTTGGATGGGTTACGCCACCAAAAGAAGTGGACTCTTCCGCAATCGAAATAGCACCGGACACCTCAGAATGGATTTTCCAGTTGGTATGTTTTAAGAATTCAATGGCTTCTAAGTTTTCACGACCGCCATATTGATTCGGAATCCATTCGCCTTCAGCACGGCTGTAATCGCGGTAAATCATTGATGCGACCGCATCTACACGGATACCATCTACACCAAATCGTTCAAGCCAATACAATGCATTACTGGATAAGAAGTTTCTCACTTCATTACGACCATAGTTATAAATTAAGGTATTCCAGTCTTGATGATAGCCTTCACGTGGGTCAGCATGTTCATATAAGGCTGTACCATCAAATGCCACTAAACCGTGTGTATCACTAGGGAAATGCCCCGGTACCCAGTCTAAAATCACATTAATACCTGCTTTGTGCGCTTTTTCGACTAAGCGTTTAAAGCCTTCTGGTGTACCAAAACGGCTAGTTGGTGAATACAGCCCTATCGGTTGGTAGCCCCAAGAACCATCAAATGGAAATTCGGAGAGCGGTAAAAACTCAATATGGGTAAAGCCCATATGTTTTACATAAGGAATAAGCTCATCGGCAATTTGGTCGTAATCTAGCCAGAAATTATTTTCTAAATTACGGCGCCATGATCCCAAATGTACTTCATAAATCGAAATAGGTTGATTACGTTGGTTCGCTTTACGACGTTGCTCCGTCATTTCGACTACATCCGGCAACATACTGATTTCTGATGCAGTATCTGGGCGCAATTCCGATCTGAAAGCATAAGGGTCAGCTTTTAAACGAAGGTTGCCGTTGCAATCAATCAATTCAAATTTATAGCGTTGCCCAAGGCTAGCTTTTGGTAAGAATAACTCCCACACACCACTTGCCGGATGGAAACGCATTGGATGACGGCGACCATCCCAATAGTTGAAATCACCAACCAACGAAACACGTTTAGCATTTGGCGCCCATACCCGGAAATTTACGCCCGGTACACTGTCACATTCAGTAAAATGAGCACCTAATACTTCATAAGGACGCAATAACGAACCTTCCGCCAATAGCCATTGATCCAAGTCATTCATCATCGGATGGAAACGGTACGGATCTTCAATAATTTGAGCTTCTACGCCCCAATACACTTTTAATTGGTAGGTAAAGAAATGGTGAATATCCGGCACAATAGTAGCAAAAAATCCGCGGTCATCCTGTTTTTCTAGTTCGACAACCATGGATTGACTTTCTTTGTCAATCACTTCGACTTTATCTGCATCGGGTAATAAAGCACGAATCTCAATACCATTGTGAGTTTCATGCATGCCTAATACAGCAAAAGGATCGGCATGTTTGCCATCAAAAAATGAATTAATTACTGATTGAGCGACTAATTTCGTCATGACATACTCCTTTATGCTTTGCAAGCTTGATTATTTACAACCGATTGTATTTTCTCGTTTGTTGAGCGGCAAAAAGCATTAAACGATAATAGATAAAAGGCAAAGCAGGCAATGGATGAAAGTGCGGTTGAATATGGAATTGTTTTTTCAAACTGAATTTGGTTTTGCTCGTCGAGCAATTGATAACGCAAAGAAGCATCAGGAGGAGAAGAAAACTCGATTAAATCATCATGAATGGGTTCATTTTCAAAGGCACATATGACATGTTGGAACGGCTGATTTTGTCCAATATTCGGCGGAAATTGCAACTGCTCGATAAAATAATCAATACTGGTTGGCGATGCATCAATCAAATGCCCATCAATATCATAATGGGAAAACGAAATGCCAAGTTTTTCAGCAGATTGTTTAAGTGATAAGGACATTTGCATACAATGAATGATACATCTATATAATACTTAATAAGTATTATAAGTAAGCACAATTGAAATACAATTGCCAATCTTGCAAATTGTGACCTAAATCAAAAAACAAAGTTTAAAGAGGATAAAAAGACAACAAAATTTGAATTATTCAGTTTCAATGACAAATTCAAACCAATCAATGACATCTTCTTCATGCACGCCATCTGGAATTAAAATGCCTGCATTTTTCACTGAATTAGGATCGCCACTGATTAAGGGATGCCATTCTGGCAAAGGTTTTCCCTCATACAATAAGCGATAAGCACAGGTATTCGGCAACCATCCAAAATCAGGCAAATTATTTTTGGTTAATTTGGTGCAATCACTTTCGATTTTAAAACGCTCAGGATAATTACGACACTTCCCTGTTTCCACATCTAAGAGATTGCAAGCAATGCGTGTGTAATAAAGTTTTTCACGCTTGCCTCGCCCTTGAATGTATTTTCGATAACAGCATTTTCCGCAGCCATCACATAAAGCTTCCCATTCGGGTTCCGTCATTTCAAGGAGCGATTTTTTTTGCCAAAAATGAGATTCAAATTGCATAGTGAAACAAATAAAAAAGTGCGGTCAAAATTTACGTGATTTTTGACCGCACTTTGTTGTTTAGAATTAGAAGCCTTCTTTTAGGCTTACCGTTAAGTTAAACACTAAGTGCTCTGGACGGCTGTCTTTGTTATCCGCACAGAAATAACCTTCGCGTTCAAATTGGTAACCTTTTTCTGGTTCTGCATTTGCAAGGCTTTGTTCTACAAAACCGTGTTTCACCACTAAAGAGGTTGGATTTAACACGCTTTCGATTTCTTCTGCTGCACCTGGGTTTGGTACGGTGAAAAGACGATCGTATAAACGGAACTCCGCTGGGTGATTATGCACTGCAGATACCCAGTGAATTACCCCTTTCACTTTGCGACCATCCGCTGGATTTTTACCTAAAGTTTCAGGATCGTAAGTACAGAAGATCGTGGTGATTTCACCATTTGCATCTTTTTCTACACGTTCAGCTTTAATCACATAAGCGTTACGCAAACGCACTTCTTTACCTAATACTAAACGTTTATATTGTTTATTTGCTTCTTCACGGAAGTCTGCGCGATCAATATAAAGCTCTTTCGTAAACGGTAATTGACGCTCACCTAATTCAGGACGATTCGGGTGATTTGGCGCCGTTAAGGTTTCTTCGCCTTCAAAGTTTTCAATCACTACACGAACAGGATCAATCACCGCCATTGCGCGTGGTGCGTTTTCGTTTAAATCTTCACGAATGCAAGCTTCAAGTGCAGAATACTCTACGACGTTATCTTGTTTAGTCACACCGATACGACGGCAGAACTCACGTAATGAAGCCGGTGTATAACCGCGACGACGTAAACCTGAAATCGTTGGCATACGCGGATCGTTCCAACCATCCACAATGCCATCATTCACTAATTTCAATAATTTACGTTTAGATGTTAATGTGCCTTCTAAATTTAAACGAGAGAATTCATATTGATGCGGCAATGGACGTTCAATACTAATATTTTCCAGCACCCAGTCATATAAACGACGGTTGTCTTGGAATTCTAATGTACATAGAGAGTGTGTAATACGCTCAATCGCATCAGAGATACAGTGAGTGAAGTCGTACATTGGGTAAATACACCATTTGTCACCGGTTTGGTGATGGCTCGCAAATTTAATACGATAAAGCACGGGATCACGCATGACCATAAATGGTGAAGCCATGTCGATTTTTGCACGAAGACTTAATGTACCTTCAGCAAATTCGCCATTTTTCATTCTTTCAAATAACGCTAAGTTTTCTTCGACACTACGATCACGATATGGACTGTTTTTACCAGGCTCAGTTAATGTACCGCGATACTCACGCATTTCATCTGGAGAAAGTTCATCCACATACGCTAAACCTTTTTCGATTAACTCAATGGCATAGCCATAAAGTTCATCGAAATAATCAGACGCATAACGCGGTTCGCCTTCCCATTTAAAGCCTAACCATTCTACATCGGCTTTAATGGAATCCACATATTCCACGTCTTCTTTCACCGGATTGGTATCGTCAAAACGTAGGTTACATAAACCGTTATATTCTTTTGCTAACCCAAAGTTTAAGCAAATCGATTTTGCGTGGCCAATATGCAAATAGCCATTTGGCTCAGGCGGGAAACGAGTATGAACACTTTTGTGTTTACCCGAAGCTAAATCTTCATCAATAATTTGAGTAATGAAATTGTGTGTGCGGGTATTTTCCGCATTTTCTAGAGTGTGTTCTGTATTGCTCATAAATTTCTCAATAAATTGAAAATAATTTCTCCATTCTATACGAAAAGTCTGGCGTTGTGAATTTGATCCCAAAACTAACCGCACTTTCATTAAATTAATACTGAATTTTTGAGGATTTTTAGGTCTAACTTGAAGATTTTTCGTGCAAACTGAAAAGTTTGCCTTTAGAATACACCTTCACTGAACAAACGTTCATTTTTTTATTTGGGATGACAAAGTCTTTATGAAAAAACGCTTTTTTATTTTACTTGGATTACTCATTGCTGCTGGCGCAGCTTATTATTTTTTCTCAAGCAATAGCAAGCAAGAAACCACCTATCTGACTGAATCGGTTACACGTGGCAATGTGGAAAAAACAGTTGTTGCCTCTGGTTCGGTTGAAAGCGTAAATGAAGTTGATGTTGGTGCCCAAGCTTC
The sequence above is a segment of the Haemophilus parainfluenzae genome. Coding sequences within it:
- the glnS gene encoding glutamine--tRNA ligase — translated: MSNTEHTLENAENTRTHNFITQIIDEDLASGKHKSVHTRFPPEPNGYLHIGHAKSICLNFGLAKEYNGLCNLRFDDTNPVKEDVEYVDSIKADVEWLGFKWEGEPRYASDYFDELYGYAIELIEKGLAYVDELSPDEMREYRGTLTEPGKNSPYRDRSVEENLALFERMKNGEFAEGTLSLRAKIDMASPFMVMRDPVLYRIKFASHHQTGDKWCIYPMYDFTHCISDAIERITHSLCTLEFQDNRRLYDWVLENISIERPLPHQYEFSRLNLEGTLTSKRKLLKLVNDGIVDGWNDPRMPTISGLRRRGYTPASLREFCRRIGVTKQDNVVEYSALEACIREDLNENAPRAMAVIDPVRVVIENFEGEETLTAPNHPNRPELGERQLPFTKELYIDRADFREEANKQYKRLVLGKEVRLRNAYVIKAERVEKDANGEITTIFCTYDPETLGKNPADGRKVKGVIHWVSAVHNHPAEFRLYDRLFTVPNPGAAEEIESVLNPTSLVVKHGFVEQSLANAEPEKGYQFEREGYFCADNKDSRPEHLVFNLTVSLKEGF